In Raphanus sativus cultivar WK10039 chromosome 5, ASM80110v3, whole genome shotgun sequence, the following proteins share a genomic window:
- the LOC130495145 gene encoding probable LRR receptor-like serine/threonine-protein kinase At2g16250, with protein MDQKKTILLLFFFLLLLLESTFEQQTSSSPVEKSALLVLRSSLGLRGRDWPVKGDPCLNWNGVRCDQNGSVTHINISGFRRTRVGNQNPQFSVDSLVSLPRLSSFNASRFSLPGPIPVLLGSSLLTLQVLDLSSCSITGTIPENLSGLSRLTVLDLSNNSIQGSIPLSLTSLLNLSFLDLSSNSVDGLIPASIGALSKLQHLNLSHNALSSSIPPSLGDISALVDLDLSFSDLSGSVPSELKELRNLQTLVVAGNRLSGSLPPDLFSFLSKLQIVDFRGCGFTGVLPSTLWSLPDLKILDISGNQFSNELPNTTVSFGSTVSLLNISGNMFYGNLTLILRRFRVADLTRNYFQGKVPDFVPINASLSNNCLQGTMNQRGLSDCSLFYSGKGLSFDNFGQQPAQGKKPKSPWLSHRTIVIIAAVGGSILVMLILILLPITVNFCVRRRNRTSTSTRPRGRNNGVGPLPPDETLPSERGGVSVNYASLGTSFTYQQLVNATKEFGDANLIKKGRSGDLFKGVLENGVQVVVKRINLELMKSNEAYLTELDFFSRFAHPRIVPFVGKCLENTTHKLLVYKYMMNRDLPSSLFYKSSSLVDDGLKSLDWITRLKIALGAAEGLSYLHHDCSPSIVHRDVQASSILLDDKFEVRLGSFSKACHQENNGRPKKIARLLSRLSQSSQESVPDSPATATCAYDVYCFGKILLELITGKIGISGCEEAQFKRILAEIMPHISSQEKEPVTNILDQSLLVDEDLLEEVWAMAIVARSCLNPKPTRRPLMRHVVQALENPLRVVREDSSESERFRTIGSSRGSSSSGRIFGSWRQSTSDPVAAGTSSLLSQAEGLARSQGVIGSSTRGSSRGASSRRSMKDVYL; from the exons ATGGATCAGAAGAAGACAATcttgcttctcttcttcttcctcctcttgttgTTAGAGTCAACGTTTGAGCAACAGACAAGTTCTTCTCCGGTTGAGAAATCGGCGCTTTTGGTACTAAGGTCTTCTCTGGGGCTAAGAGGCAGAGATTGGCCTGTCAAAGGCGATCCTTGTCTGAACTGGAACGGCGTCAGATGTGATCAGAATGGTAGTGTAACTCATATCAACATTTCAGGGTTCAGAAGAACAAGGGTTGGCAATCAAAACCCTCAATTCTCTGTTGACTCGCTCGTCAGTCTCCCCCGTTTATCCTCTTTCAACGCCTCAAGGTTCTCTCTTCCAGGTCCAATCCCTGTTTTATTAGGATCGAGCCTGTTGACTTTGCAGGTGCTGGACCTTAGCTCCTGTTCAATCACAGGAACCATCCCTGAAAATTTGAGCGGGCTATCACGCCTCACGGTTCTTGATCTTTCCAATAACTCAATCCAAGGGAGCATTCCTCTGTCTCTTACATCTCTTCTGAACTTATCATTTCTTGATCTTTCCTCAAACTCTGTAGATGGTTTGATTCCTGCTAGTATTGGGGCACTCTCAAAGCTCCAACATCTGAATCTATCACATAACGCCTTGTCCTCCTCCATACCTCCATCACTTGGAGATATTTCTGCTTTAGTTGACCTTGATCTCAGCTTCAGCGACCTGTCTGGTTCGGTTCCATCAGAACTCAAAGAACTCAGAAACTTGCAGACACTTGTAGTTGCTGGAAACCGCCTTTCAGGATCCCTGCCTCCTGATCTATTTAGTTTCCTGAGTAAACTGCAGATCGTTGACTTCAGAGGTTGTGGCTTTACAGGTGTTTTACCTTCTACCTTATGGTCGTTACCAGACCTGAAGATTCTAGATATTTCTGGAAATCAATTCTCCAACGAGCTGCCTAACACCACTGTCAGTTTTGGTTCAACTGTTTCATTGCTAAACATATCCGGGAACATGTTTTACGGCAATCTCACACTTATACTGAGGAGGTTCCGGGTTGCTGATCTGACAAGAAACTATTTCCAAGGTAAGGTTCCTGACTTTGTGCCCATCAATGCTTCCTTGAGCAACAATTGTCTTCAGGGAACAATGAACCAGCGAGGATTGTCAGACTGCTCTTTGTTTTACTCCGGGAAGGGGTTAAGTTTCGACAATTTCGGACAGCAACCTGCACAGGGAAAGAAGCCTAAGTCTCCCTGGCTAAGCCACAGGACTATTGTTATAATTGCTGCAGTTGGAGGGTCTATTTTGGTTATGCTCATTCTCATATTGTTACCGATAACAGTGAACTTCTGTGTCCGTAGAAGAAACAGAACATCAACCAGTACACGTCCTAGAGGGAGAAACAACGGCGTAGGCCCATTGCCTCCTGATGAAACACTTCCCTCGGAAAGAGGAGGAGTCTCTGTAAACTATGCGAGCCTTGGAACGTCATTTACCTATCAACAGCTGGTCAACGCCACAAAGGAGTTCGGAGACGCGAACCTGATCAAGAAAGGAAGATCAGGTGATCTTTTCAAAGGAGTTCTAGAAAACGGAGTTCAGGTCGTTGTGAAAAGAATCAACTTGGAGTTGATGAAGAGCAACGAAGCGTATCTAACAGAATTGGATTTCTTCAGCCGGTTTGCTCATCCGAGAATAGTCCCATTCGTAGGCAAATGCTTAGAGAACACAACGCACAAGCTGCTGGTGTATAAGTACATGATGAACAGGGATTTGCCAAGCTCATTGTTCTACAAATCAAGTTCCCTTGTTGACGACGGATTGAAATCTCTAGACTGGATCACCAGGTTGAAAATAGCATTGGGAGCAGCAGAGGGACTTTCTTACCTGCATCATGACTGTTCACCATCTATCGTCCACAg AGATGTACAAGCAAGCAGCATTCTGCTGGATGATAAGTTTGAAGTAAGGCTAGGAAGCTTCAGCAAAGCTTGTCATCAAGAAAACAACGGCCGTCCAAAGAAAATCGCACGCTTGCTCAGCAGATTATCCCa GTCTTCTCAAGAAAGTGTTCCTG ACTCTCCAGCAACAGCAACATGCGCATACGACGTCTACTGCTTCGGGAAGATACTACTGGAGCTAATCACAGGCAAAATCGGAATCAGCGGATGCGAAGAAGCACAATTCAAAAGAATCTTAGCAGAGATAATGCCGCACATATCGTCGCAAGAGAAAGAGCCAGTGACGAACATCCTAGACCAGTCCCTCCTCGTCGACGAAGACCTCTTGGAAGAAGTCTGGGCGATGGCGATCGTCGCCAGATCATGCCTAAACCCCAAACCGACGAGACGGCCGCTGATGAGACACGTGGTGCAGGCGCTGGAGAATCCGCTGAGAGTGGTGAGGGAAGACAGCAGCGAGTCGGAGAGGTTCCGCACGATTGGATCTTCGAGAGGATCGTCGAGCAGCGGGAGAATATTCGGGAGCTGGAGACAGAGCACTTCGGATCCTGTGGCGGCGGGAACGAGTAGCCTTCTGTCTCAGGCGGAGGGTTTAGCGAGATCTCAAGGAGTGATTGGATCGTCTACGCGGGGAAGTAGCCGTGGCGCCTCGAGTCGACGAAGTATGAAAGAtgtatatctataa
- the LOC108848262 gene encoding protein NONRESPONDING TO OXYLIPINS 2, mitochondrial gives MASVCRSALVSGSRNLVSRSRTVTQKYLNLKPTTTTSAPFASVSQSIPRASRVLSALGSVETMIPLHSAVASARLRSSIAADSSCWSLLSEGFATPL, from the exons ATGGCATCGGTTTGCAGGTCAGCGCTGGTGAGTGGTTCCAGGAATTTAGTATCTAGATCCAGGACCGTAACTCAAAAGTATCTCAATCTTAAACCGACAACGACGACTTCAGCTCCTTTTGCTTCAGTGTCGCAATCCATCCCGCGGGCTTCAAG GGTTCTGTCGGCTTTGGGAAGCGTTGAAACGATGATTCCGCTTCACAGTGCGGTTGCTTCAGCTCGGCTCCGGTCAAGCATCGCTGCTGATTCCTCTTGTTGGAGCTTGCTTTCCGAGG GATTTGCCACTCCTTTGTGA